One window of Deltaproteobacteria bacterium genomic DNA carries:
- a CDS encoding sodium ion-translocating decarboxylase subunit beta yields the protein MIIDGLLSLLNGFGNLQWTNGVMILVGCALLYLGIKKNMEPLLLIPIGFGAILVNIPLAGLMEKGGLLRYFYEAGVLTEIFPCLIFVGIGAMTDFGPLLENPRILLLGGAGQFGIFLTLLLALFLGFTKLEAVAIGIIGACDGPTAIYVTSKYAPHMLGAVSVAAYCYMSMVPIIQPPIMRALTSVEERKIMMTYKKKSISRSVKILFPIAATLVTCLIAPLGTPLMGTLMLGNLLRESGVADRLVKASQNEIANIVTLLLGISIGATMAGPVFLKAQTLIVLGLGLVAISLDTAMGIFLAKLMKVLSGGKVNPLIGAAGISAFPMSARVVQVEGQKANKKNYLLMHAMGANTGGQIGSVLAAAVMLSLLKGMGII from the coding sequence ATGATAATCGACGGCTTGCTTAGTCTCTTGAACGGGTTTGGGAATTTACAGTGGACCAACGGGGTGATGATTCTGGTAGGGTGTGCCCTGCTCTACCTGGGGATTAAGAAAAACATGGAACCGCTTCTTTTGATACCCATCGGTTTCGGGGCCATTCTGGTGAATATCCCTCTCGCCGGGTTAATGGAAAAAGGAGGCCTTTTGCGCTACTTTTACGAGGCCGGGGTGCTGACGGAGATTTTTCCTTGCCTGATCTTTGTCGGCATCGGGGCCATGACGGACTTCGGCCCCCTCCTGGAAAATCCCCGCATCCTTCTTTTGGGAGGGGCAGGGCAATTCGGGATTTTCCTCACTCTTCTGCTGGCCTTGTTTTTGGGATTCACTAAGTTGGAAGCTGTGGCCATTGGGATCATCGGGGCTTGCGACGGGCCCACCGCCATTTACGTAACCTCCAAGTATGCCCCCCACATGCTCGGTGCGGTCTCGGTGGCGGCCTATTGCTACATGTCCATGGTGCCGATCATTCAGCCGCCCATCATGCGGGCCCTGACCTCGGTTGAGGAACGTAAGATCATGATGACCTATAAAAAGAAGTCGATCTCCCGTTCCGTGAAGATTCTCTTCCCTATTGCCGCGACCTTAGTGACTTGCCTGATAGCCCCCCTCGGTACTCCCTTGATGGGAACCCTTATGTTGGGCAATCTTCTAAGGGAAAGTGGAGTGGCGGACCGGCTGGTCAAGGCCTCGCAGAACGAAATTGCCAATATCGTCACCTTGCTGTTGGGCATTTCCATCGGGGCGACAATGGCCGGCCCGGTCTTCCTGAAAGCCCAGACCCTGATCGTTTTGGGGTTGGGCCTGGTGGCCATCTCTTTGGATACGGCCATGGGGATCTTCCTGGCCAAGCTGATGAAGGTCCTTTCCGGGGGTAAGGTGAATCCTTTGATCGGAGCAGCCGGGATCTCCGCCTTCCCCATGTCCGCGCGGGTCGTGCAGGTGGAGGGGCAGAAAGCCAACAAAAAGAATTACCTCCTCATGCACGCCATGGGTGCGAATACAGGAGGACAAATCGGGTCCGTACTGGCGGCAGCGGTCATGCTTTCGCTCCTAAAAGGAATGGGAATCATCTGA
- a CDS encoding OadG-related small transporter subunit has protein sequence MTNLEFGLTLTVVGMGGTLVILFLITLVIDALNKFFPPDMKGKGE, from the coding sequence GTGACGAATTTAGAATTCGGGTTGACCTTAACCGTAGTTGGGATGGGAGGAACCCTGGTGATCCTTTTCTTAATCACCCTGGTGATAGATGCCTTAAATAAATTCTTCCCTCCGGACATGAAAGGAAAGGGGGAGTAA